One Paenibacillus sp. FSL H7-0737 DNA segment encodes these proteins:
- a CDS encoding beta-galactosidase, with protein sequence MKRYDLIQIGVDYYPEHWEESMWEPDIKLMKETGVKVVRVAEFAWSRLEIAEGNYQFGWLDRALDLFHKYGLQVVIGTPTATPPRWLTTKFPDVLPLFAKGETFHPGVRGHRCYNSTSLREYGSRITQRLAEHYSKHPAVIGWQTDNEFGMLDCHCDACNIAFRNWVKAKYGSLDRVNAEWGTVVWSGEYSDWNELTVPLGGSPHQNPSFLLDYQRFQWDSVVAFQKTQIDILRSVCPQHFITHNFHSYPQRLDMYAVGADLDVAAFDYYPNTSPTKQATTPYSGALSLDVTRGIKRQNFWIMEQLSGSPGCWMPMWRTPYPGMIRAYAWQTIARGADTVVHFRWRSAVAGAEQFWHGLIDHSNVPGRRFAEFTQLCHEVNTLGEKLTGTTLKNEVAILHSHEEKAALDIQPQAEGFDYYENIKQIHRAVTKLGMGCDVIDFRQSLDGYKVVIAPNLYLLDEEIVRSLEDFALAGGTLLITNRSGVKTTNNIAVMQPLPGLLSYCTGVEVLEYDPIGAETHKVVDAEGNQYECTQWCDILRPVVAWPIAWYGDDFYSGTPAVTVNAFGKGQVYYFGTHMEERFWSVLLERLSKQQGLFRFEGLPDGVQASVRSGDQGSFLFLLNLNRESVTIPLPQEYNSLLNHSICSGELQLEPYGVEILEM encoded by the coding sequence GTGAAACGATATGATCTTATTCAGATAGGTGTGGACTATTACCCGGAGCATTGGGAAGAATCCATGTGGGAACCAGATATCAAATTAATGAAGGAAACAGGTGTCAAGGTAGTTCGAGTCGCCGAGTTTGCATGGAGCCGGTTAGAGATAGCGGAGGGCAATTACCAGTTCGGTTGGCTGGACCGCGCGCTGGATCTTTTTCATAAGTATGGATTACAGGTTGTGATTGGTACGCCCACAGCTACACCTCCTAGATGGTTAACTACGAAATTTCCGGACGTTTTGCCGCTATTTGCGAAGGGAGAGACCTTTCATCCGGGGGTACGCGGACACCGCTGCTATAATAGTACATCTTTGCGCGAATACGGAAGTCGTATCACGCAGCGACTTGCGGAGCACTATAGTAAACACCCGGCCGTTATTGGTTGGCAGACTGATAATGAATTCGGGATGTTAGATTGTCATTGTGATGCTTGTAATATAGCGTTTCGCAATTGGGTGAAAGCCAAATATGGCAGCCTTGATCGGGTGAATGCAGAGTGGGGAACGGTTGTGTGGAGTGGAGAATATAGCGATTGGAATGAGCTTACTGTTCCACTGGGTGGATCACCACATCAGAATCCATCATTCCTGCTAGATTATCAGCGGTTTCAGTGGGATTCGGTGGTAGCATTCCAGAAGACCCAAATTGATATTTTGCGGTCTGTTTGTCCGCAGCATTTTATCACTCATAACTTTCATAGCTATCCGCAGCGTCTGGATATGTACGCAGTCGGTGCTGATCTGGATGTCGCTGCATTTGACTATTATCCGAATACTTCGCCAACCAAGCAAGCGACAACACCATATAGCGGAGCACTTTCACTAGATGTAACCCGTGGTATTAAACGTCAAAACTTCTGGATCATGGAGCAGCTAAGTGGTTCACCAGGTTGTTGGATGCCGATGTGGAGAACGCCGTATCCTGGGATGATTCGTGCTTATGCGTGGCAGACGATAGCCAGAGGTGCGGATACCGTCGTTCATTTCCGCTGGCGTAGTGCAGTCGCGGGAGCAGAGCAATTCTGGCACGGACTGATTGATCACAGCAATGTCCCAGGACGCAGGTTTGCGGAGTTCACTCAGCTATGCCATGAGGTTAATACACTCGGGGAGAAGCTGACTGGAACGACGCTAAAGAATGAAGTAGCTATACTCCATTCTCATGAAGAAAAAGCAGCGCTGGATATTCAGCCTCAGGCTGAAGGATTCGATTATTATGAGAATATTAAACAGATACACCGTGCGGTGACGAAGCTCGGTATGGGTTGCGATGTTATCGATTTTAGACAATCGCTGGATGGTTATAAAGTAGTGATTGCTCCGAATTTATATTTGCTGGATGAGGAGATTGTACGTAGTTTGGAGGATTTTGCACTAGCTGGCGGAACTTTGCTTATTACCAATCGAAGTGGCGTGAAAACTACAAATAACATCGCAGTCATGCAGCCACTACCGGGGCTACTGAGCTATTGCACAGGGGTTGAAGTGCTGGAGTATGATCCAATAGGTGCTGAAACCCATAAGGTCGTTGATGCTGAGGGGAACCAATATGAATGCACGCAGTGGTGCGACATCCTGAGACCTGTTGTGGCATGGCCGATTGCGTGGTATGGCGATGATTTCTATAGTGGAACTCCGGCTGTAACCGTCAATGCTTTTGGAAAAGGTCAGGTTTATTACTTTGGGACTCATATGGAAGAGAGATTCTGGTCAGTTTTATTGGAGCGCCTTTCCAAACAGCAGGGGCTGTTTAGATTTGAGGGTTTGCCGGATGGAGTACAGGCCTCTGTGCGCTCGGGAGATCAAGGAAGCTTCTTATTCTTGCTTAATTTGAACCGGGAGTCTGTGACGATCCCGTTGCCGCAGGAGTATAACAGTCTGCTGAACCACTCGATTTGTTCAGGAGAGCTGCAGCTTGAGCCATATGGTGTGGAAATTCTGGAAATGTAA
- a CDS encoding AraC family transcriptional regulator, with the protein MKGIVHRRIVFPHEGGQDLPITLDSIGHNHQQEKVSRLDGYETYHWLQTASGEGVIHFENKSFSLPAGSGVLLLPYTPHRYEASAANWSTSYLTFGGSSAGSILETLGMNMNSFYRWEKEAPLSKLLREILDQYDASQDMFGLTASTDAYRFLLTLSKYGQLHNNTTISRNVDKLQPLLKWMDSHYGDPDLGLNDLAGQLGVSGRYLNNLFIQTFGLSPYAYFVRLRIRKSKEMLVSQPDLTVKIISQRVGFRDVSHYVATFRKQSGTTPEQFRRLH; encoded by the coding sequence TTGAAGGGAATCGTGCATCGTAGAATAGTGTTCCCCCATGAGGGTGGACAGGATCTACCTATCACATTAGACAGTATCGGTCACAATCATCAACAGGAAAAAGTATCCCGCTTAGATGGCTACGAAACCTATCATTGGCTTCAAACGGCGTCTGGTGAAGGGGTGATTCATTTTGAGAATAAAAGCTTCTCCCTTCCCGCAGGCAGTGGTGTATTACTTCTCCCCTATACTCCACATCGCTATGAAGCTTCGGCTGCTAACTGGAGCACCTCTTATTTAACGTTCGGAGGCAGCTCTGCAGGGTCTATTTTGGAGACGCTGGGGATGAATATGAATTCTTTTTACCGCTGGGAAAAAGAGGCGCCTCTCTCCAAGCTGCTAAGAGAAATACTTGATCAGTATGATGCCTCACAGGACATGTTTGGTCTGACTGCCTCCACTGATGCTTATCGCTTTCTGCTTACTTTAAGCAAATATGGGCAACTGCATAACAACACAACGATATCCCGTAATGTCGATAAGCTGCAGCCGCTACTGAAATGGATGGACAGCCATTATGGTGATCCTGATCTCGGACTTAACGATCTAGCCGGTCAGCTTGGCGTCTCAGGGCGATATCTCAACAATCTATTCATACAAACCTTTGGGCTATCTCCTTATGCCTATTTCGTACGGCTACGTATCCGTAAAAGCAAAGAAATGCTCGTAAGCCAGCCGGATCTTACTGTAAAAATCATCTCGCAGAGAGTAGGCTTCCGTGATGTTAGCCATTATGTTGCCACCTTTCGCAAGCAGTCAGGGACTACACCGGAGCAGTTTAGACGACTTCACTAA
- a CDS encoding ABC transporter substrate-binding protein, which produces MNKKRSAVALSAVMAMSLALTACGGGNNASSNSQNGSAGTDKGEVKTVKIFQFKTEIVEGLNELKVEFEKEHPNIKLDIQTVGGGADYAAALKTKFASGDAPDIFSNGGYAEMELWGDKMEDLSDQPWVKDLIPMAAEPMTKDGKVYGMPMNLEGIGFVYNKDLFEKAGITETPKTLSQLEDAAKKLQAIGVTPFGNAYQEWWLLGNQGISVAFAQQDDVNGFIKSLNDGTGTIVGNKVFEDWSNLLNLTLKYGQKNPLTTDANTHLAMFAKGETAMMQEGNWAQTLVDNITPDMNIGMFPMPINEDAAKNDKMTVGIPANLVINKDSGSKEEAKTFLNWLVTSDMGKEYIVKKWKFIPALSTIEATPEDIGKLGSDVWNYVKEDKVYGLQSSKFPDGVTQEFASVIQQMIAGKVDVNGWMTGMQAAWDKLKK; this is translated from the coding sequence AACGCTCGGCAGTTGCACTTTCGGCAGTAATGGCGATGAGTTTAGCATTAACAGCATGCGGTGGAGGCAATAACGCTTCTAGTAACTCACAAAATGGAAGCGCTGGCACAGATAAAGGTGAAGTAAAGACGGTTAAGATCTTTCAATTCAAAACTGAAATCGTTGAAGGTCTTAATGAGCTTAAGGTTGAATTTGAAAAAGAACACCCTAACATCAAGCTGGATATTCAAACCGTTGGTGGTGGTGCCGATTACGCTGCAGCACTGAAGACTAAGTTTGCTTCCGGCGACGCGCCTGACATTTTCTCAAATGGCGGATATGCTGAAATGGAGCTTTGGGGAGATAAGATGGAAGATCTGTCCGATCAACCTTGGGTGAAAGATCTGATTCCTATGGCAGCAGAGCCAATGACTAAAGACGGTAAAGTGTACGGTATGCCAATGAACCTTGAAGGAATTGGTTTTGTATATAACAAAGACCTGTTCGAAAAAGCAGGCATCACTGAAACTCCTAAAACATTGTCACAACTAGAAGATGCGGCTAAGAAATTGCAAGCGATTGGCGTAACTCCTTTTGGTAATGCGTATCAAGAATGGTGGCTCCTTGGTAACCAAGGGATCAGCGTAGCATTTGCTCAACAAGATGATGTAAATGGCTTCATTAAGAGCTTGAATGATGGTACGGGTACAATCGTAGGTAACAAAGTGTTTGAAGATTGGAGCAACTTGCTCAACTTGACTTTGAAATACGGACAAAAAAATCCGTTGACTACAGATGCTAACACTCACTTGGCTATGTTTGCTAAAGGTGAAACTGCAATGATGCAAGAAGGTAACTGGGCACAAACCCTTGTTGATAACATTACACCTGACATGAACATCGGTATGTTCCCTATGCCAATCAATGAAGATGCTGCAAAGAATGACAAAATGACTGTAGGTATTCCTGCAAACCTTGTTATCAACAAAGATTCCGGATCTAAAGAAGAAGCTAAAACATTCTTGAACTGGTTGGTAACTTCAGATATGGGTAAAGAGTACATCGTTAAAAAATGGAAATTCATCCCTGCGTTGTCCACCATCGAAGCAACTCCTGAAGATATCGGTAAGCTTGGATCTGACGTATGGAACTATGTAAAAGAAGACAAAGTGTATGGTTTGCAATCCTCTAAATTCCCTGACGGTGTAACTCAAGAATTTGCTAGTGTGATTCAACAGATGATCGCTGGCAAGGTTGATGTGAATGGCTGGATGACAGGCATGCAAGCAGCTTGGGACAAGCTTAAGAAATAA